In one Grus americana isolate bGruAme1 chromosome 1, bGruAme1.mat, whole genome shotgun sequence genomic region, the following are encoded:
- the PARP12 gene encoding protein mono-ADP-ribosyltransferase PARP12 isoform X1 gives MALAEQALRVLCASGGCLEQGELQRRLPGRPTTEQLALLLRDAQRFTLVQRPDEAAGAAARVVAAAVVVVATSPVRLCQEYGAGCEGQCGRLHLCKYHLKGLCRNQQARKECKFVHNFYSDHNLFVLKQYGLERFNSDELRQLLLQNDPSLLPEVCSYYNKGDGPYGSCTYKKICTKLHICQYFLRGQCKFGSSCKRSHDLLKSECYDKLERQGMSSNIIQKLPSIYRNMYDINNGNRNMCDVQDAKSSPCKERKHSSSEVSSTTNDDDLEQICLYHLYRSCGFKDKCIRTHFHLPYRWQISDGNTWKDLKNMEEIEKAYCDPSNARFNNDGTESGSVLSCICFVNMCCGFAKVRRLSTVSSVTKPPHFILTTEWIWYWKDEYGLWQEYGKKDDNHAAATVTSDDLEKAYIAKGSPKLNFQAGRHEYELNFGAMIQKNIRYKTEREICRRPKFVSQTEVEKTRASAFKHTEEFKHIPAHWDKSALPELGFKLIELDRSSEEYEKVKAGFQRTMPKTVIKRICRVQNPSLWVLYQWQKEQMQKTNGGKAVDERFLFHGTSNKYIDAICHQNFDWRICGLHGTVYGKGSYFARDASYSDNYCKEDLYTKTMFLARVLVGEFTLGNSSYVRPPLKDNQNFYDSCVNSSSNPSIFVIFEKHQIYPEYLIEYTDQALAKML, from the exons ATGGCGTTAGCTGAGCAAGCGCTACGGGTATTGTGCGCCAGTGGCGgctgcctggagcagggagagctcCAGCGGCGGCTGCCGGGGCGGCCCACGACGGAGCAGCtggcgctgctgctgcgggatgcGCAGCGGTTCACGCTGGTGCAGCGGCCCGAtgaggcggcgggggcggcggcaagggtggtggcggcggcggtggtggtggtggccacCAGCCCCGTGCGGCTGTGCCAGGAGTACGGCGCGGGCTGCGAGGGGCAGTGCGGGCGGCTGCACCTCTGCAAGTACCACCTGAAGGGGCTCTGCCGCAACCAGCAGGCGAG GAAGGAATGTAAGTTTGTTCACAACTTCTACTCGGACCACAACCTCTTTGTTCTAAAACAATATGGACTTGAGCGTTTTAACAGTGATGAACTTCGCCAGCTTCTGCTTCAAAATGATCCTTCCCTCTTACCAGAG GTCTGCTCGTATTATAACAAAGGGGATGGACCTTATGGATCTTGTACCTATAAAAAGATCTGCACCAAACTCCATATTTGCCAGTACTTTTTGCGGGGACAGTGCAAATTTGGCAGCAGCTGCAAGCGATCCCATGACTTATTAAAGTCAGAATGTTATGACAAACTGGAGAGACAGGGAATGAGCTCAAACATAATTCAGAAACTACCTTCCATTTATAGGAATATGTATGACATAAACAATGGCAACAGGAACATGTGTGACGTACAAGATGCCAAGTCTTCACCATGCAAAG agagaaaacacagctcTAGTGAAGTATCCTCAACTACAAATGATGATGATTTGGAACAGATCTGTTTATATCATCTGTACAGAAGTTGTGGCTTTAAAG ACAAGTGTATCAGAACTCATTTTCACTTGCCATATAGATGGCAGATCTCTGATGGTAATACCTGGAAGGACTTGAAGAATatggaagaaatagaaaaagcatATTGTGACCCCAGTAACGCCAG ATTTAATAATGATGGTACTGAAAGTGGCTCTGTCTTGTCATGTATCTGCTTTGTGAATATGTGCTGTGGGTTTGCAAAGGTTAGACGTCTTTCTACAGTCTCCTCTGTGACCAAACCCCCTCACTTCATTCTTACAACAGAATGGATCTGGTACTGGAAAGATGAATATGGCCTGTGGCAGGagtatggaaaaaaa GATGATAATCATGCAGCTGCCACTGTCACTAGTGATGACCTGGAGAAAGCTTATATAGCCAAAGGTTCTCCAAAGCTGAACTTCCAGGCTGGAAGACATGAATATGAACTCAATTTTGGAG ccatgattcagaaaaacattcgctacaaaacagagagagagatttgcAGAAGACCTAAATTTGTGTCTCAGACAGAGGTGGAAAAGACAAGAGCAAG CGCCTTTAAACATACAGAAGAGTTTAAGCACATTCCAGCTCACTGGGACAAATCTGCCCTGCCTGAACTAGGATTCAAG CTGATTGAGCTTGACAGGTCTTCTGAAGAATACGAGAAAGTCAAGGCGGGCTTTCAACGCACAATGCCCAAAACAGTTATTAAAAGGATTTGTAGAGTTCAGAACCCATCTCTCTGGgtactgtatcaatg GCAGAAGGAACAAATGCAGAAGACCAATGgtggaaaggctgtggatgagcgatttttatttcatgggaCCAGTAATAAATACATTGATGCCATCTGTCATCAAAACTTCGACTGGAGGATCTGTGGCCTTCATGGGACAGTGTACGGCAAAG gaagCTATTTTGCAAGGGATGCATCTTATTCTGACAACTACTGCAAGGAAGACTTATACACCAAGACCATGTTTCTGGCACGGGTGCTGGTGGGAGAGTTCACTCTTGGCAATTCTTCTTATGTTCGGCCTCCCTTGAAGGACAACCAAAACTTCTACGACAGTTGTGTGAATAGCTCTTCAAATCCTTCTATCTTTGTCATCTTTGAGAAACATCAGATTTATCCAGAGTATCTCATAGAATACACTGACCAGGCATTGGCAAAAATGCTATAG
- the PARP12 gene encoding protein mono-ADP-ribosyltransferase PARP12 isoform X2 codes for MALAEQALRVLCASGGCLEQGELQRRLPGRPTTEQLALLLRDAQRFTLVQRPDEAAGAAARVVAAAVVVVATSPVRLCQEYGAGCEGQCGRLHLCKYHLKGLCRNQQARKECKFVHNFYSDHNLFVLKQYGLERFNSDELRQLLLQNDPSLLPEVCSYYNKGDGPYGSCTYKKICTKLHICQYFLRGQCKFGSSCKRSHDLLKSECYDKLERQGMSSNIIQKLPSIYRNMYDINNGNRNMCDVQDAKSSPCKERKHSSSEVSSTTNDDDLEQICLYHLYRSCGFKDKCIRTHFHLPYRWQISDGNTWKDLKNMEEIEKAYCDPSNARFNNDGTESGSVLSCICFVNMCCGFAKVRRLSTVSSVTKPPHFILTTEWIWYWKDEYGLWQEYGKKDDNHAAATVTSDDLEKAYIAKGSPKLNFQAGRHEYELNFGAMIQKNIRYKTEREICRRPKFVSQTEVEKTRASAFKHTEEFKHIPAHWDKSALPELGFKLIELDRSSEEYEKVKAGFQRTMPKTVIKRICRVQNPSLWVLYQWQKEQMQKTNGGKAVDERFLFHGTSNKYIDAICHQNFDWRICGLHGTVKLFCKGCILF; via the exons ATGGCGTTAGCTGAGCAAGCGCTACGGGTATTGTGCGCCAGTGGCGgctgcctggagcagggagagctcCAGCGGCGGCTGCCGGGGCGGCCCACGACGGAGCAGCtggcgctgctgctgcgggatgcGCAGCGGTTCACGCTGGTGCAGCGGCCCGAtgaggcggcgggggcggcggcaagggtggtggcggcggcggtggtggtggtggccacCAGCCCCGTGCGGCTGTGCCAGGAGTACGGCGCGGGCTGCGAGGGGCAGTGCGGGCGGCTGCACCTCTGCAAGTACCACCTGAAGGGGCTCTGCCGCAACCAGCAGGCGAG GAAGGAATGTAAGTTTGTTCACAACTTCTACTCGGACCACAACCTCTTTGTTCTAAAACAATATGGACTTGAGCGTTTTAACAGTGATGAACTTCGCCAGCTTCTGCTTCAAAATGATCCTTCCCTCTTACCAGAG GTCTGCTCGTATTATAACAAAGGGGATGGACCTTATGGATCTTGTACCTATAAAAAGATCTGCACCAAACTCCATATTTGCCAGTACTTTTTGCGGGGACAGTGCAAATTTGGCAGCAGCTGCAAGCGATCCCATGACTTATTAAAGTCAGAATGTTATGACAAACTGGAGAGACAGGGAATGAGCTCAAACATAATTCAGAAACTACCTTCCATTTATAGGAATATGTATGACATAAACAATGGCAACAGGAACATGTGTGACGTACAAGATGCCAAGTCTTCACCATGCAAAG agagaaaacacagctcTAGTGAAGTATCCTCAACTACAAATGATGATGATTTGGAACAGATCTGTTTATATCATCTGTACAGAAGTTGTGGCTTTAAAG ACAAGTGTATCAGAACTCATTTTCACTTGCCATATAGATGGCAGATCTCTGATGGTAATACCTGGAAGGACTTGAAGAATatggaagaaatagaaaaagcatATTGTGACCCCAGTAACGCCAG ATTTAATAATGATGGTACTGAAAGTGGCTCTGTCTTGTCATGTATCTGCTTTGTGAATATGTGCTGTGGGTTTGCAAAGGTTAGACGTCTTTCTACAGTCTCCTCTGTGACCAAACCCCCTCACTTCATTCTTACAACAGAATGGATCTGGTACTGGAAAGATGAATATGGCCTGTGGCAGGagtatggaaaaaaa GATGATAATCATGCAGCTGCCACTGTCACTAGTGATGACCTGGAGAAAGCTTATATAGCCAAAGGTTCTCCAAAGCTGAACTTCCAGGCTGGAAGACATGAATATGAACTCAATTTTGGAG ccatgattcagaaaaacattcgctacaaaacagagagagagatttgcAGAAGACCTAAATTTGTGTCTCAGACAGAGGTGGAAAAGACAAGAGCAAG CGCCTTTAAACATACAGAAGAGTTTAAGCACATTCCAGCTCACTGGGACAAATCTGCCCTGCCTGAACTAGGATTCAAG CTGATTGAGCTTGACAGGTCTTCTGAAGAATACGAGAAAGTCAAGGCGGGCTTTCAACGCACAATGCCCAAAACAGTTATTAAAAGGATTTGTAGAGTTCAGAACCCATCTCTCTGGgtactgtatcaatg GCAGAAGGAACAAATGCAGAAGACCAATGgtggaaaggctgtggatgagcgatttttatttcatgggaCCAGTAATAAATACATTGATGCCATCTGTCATCAAAACTTCGACTGGAGGATCTGTGGCCTTCATGGGACAGT gaagCTATTTTGCAAGGGATGCATCTTATTCTGA